From Flavobacterium sp. 102, a single genomic window includes:
- a CDS encoding VOC family protein, with the protein MLNKVHHIAIICSDYDLSKKFYVEILGLAIIQEVYREERQSFKLDLALNSSYIVELFSFPNPPKRVSRPEATGLRHLAFEVDDIETVIKHLAQHNIIAEPIRIDEYTGKRFTFISDPDELPIEFYER; encoded by the coding sequence GTTCCGATTATGACCTTTCTAAAAAGTTCTATGTCGAGATTCTTGGCTTAGCCATTATTCAAGAAGTGTATCGTGAGGAAAGACAATCTTTTAAATTGGATTTGGCCCTAAACAGTAGCTATATAGTCGAATTGTTTTCGTTTCCCAATCCACCGAAAAGAGTTTCAAGACCGGAAGCTACGGGTTTGCGTCATTTGGCTTTTGAAGTCGATGATATCGAAACCGTAATTAAACATTTGGCACAACATAACATCATCGCCGAACCCATTCGCATTGATGAATACACCGGAAAACGATTCACTTTTATAAGCGATCCGGATGAGTTACCAATAGAATTTTATGAAAGATAA
- a CDS encoding iron chaperone: MKTTFESVDDYISIQTKEVQKRLESIRKTIKETAPEAEECISYQMPAYKLNGPLVYFAAYKNHIGFYPTGSGIKAFQKEIESYKNSKGAVQFPLDQPIPHDLIRKMVVFKVNENSKKQRMKH; encoded by the coding sequence ATGAAAACTACTTTTGAAAGTGTCGACGATTATATCTCCATTCAAACCAAAGAAGTACAAAAACGGTTGGAATCCATTCGTAAAACCATCAAAGAAACTGCACCTGAAGCCGAAGAATGCATCAGTTACCAAATGCCGGCTTATAAACTCAATGGACCGTTAGTGTATTTTGCCGCTTATAAAAACCACATCGGATTTTATCCAACCGGTAGCGGAATTAAAGCTTTTCAAAAAGAAATCGAAAGTTATAAAAATTCAAAAGGCGCAGTACAATTTCCTTTAGATCAACCTATCCCACATGACTTGATTCGTAAAATGGTTGTGTTTAAAGTGAATGAAAATTCAAAGAAACAAAGAATGAAACACTAA